A single region of the Populus nigra chromosome 2, ddPopNigr1.1, whole genome shotgun sequence genome encodes:
- the LOC133683136 gene encoding uncharacterized protein LOC133683136, producing MYPKIKVRKQEEDEESSPPNDHVSTPSLRVKSESPSVEGCGSHASEEENQSDSSPSMARFAKPDFVINLKARPFSASKGKLKDYRRIGENRKLSLGAKSALRPRAVLSSPDNDGIIGKRNKWKNERTLTLKSCNSELTKPAETKVIANQGKSESPLNTRKCFKVGPCASSNTGALKQKGLSKISSPV from the exons A TGTATCCAAAGATCAAGGTGAGGAAACAGGAAGAAGATGAGGAATCCTCCCCCCCAAATGATCATGTATCCACGCCTTCTTTAAGGGTTAAAAGTGAATCTCCATCTGTGGAAGGTTGTGGTTCCCACGCTTCAG aagaagaaaatcaaagtgaTTCTTCACCTTCAATGGCAAGATTTGCAAAGCCTGATTTCGTCATAAACTTGAAAGCACGGCCATTTTCTGCATCCAAAG GCAAATTGAAGGACTACAGACGTATTGGAGAGAATAGAAAACTTAGTCTCGGAGCCAAATCAGCTTTGCGTCCTCGAGCAGTCTTGTCTAGTCCTG ACAATGACGGGATAATTGGGAAGAGAAACAAATGGAAGAATGAAAGAACCTTGACTTTGAAAAGTTGTAATTCTGAGCTGACGAAGCCTGCTGAAACCAAGGTTATTGCAAATCAGGGTAAATCAGAGAGTCCTCTGAACACAAGAAAGTGCTTCAAGGTGGGTCCATGTGCATCCAGTAACACAGGTGCTCTTAAGCAAAAGGGACTCTCAAAGATCAGCAGTCCGGTCTAG